One Terriglobia bacterium DNA segment encodes these proteins:
- a CDS encoding EamA family transporter — MLCGLAAGAWLGAAEAPTKLVALGISPFIISLGMVAGVFVARWTVPTIMKGTDYIFADLRDKAHLIVWAILAGAMWAVANTLTVFAIRDVGLSIAFPLWNTNCLVGLFWGWFFFRELRGAGKKAQGQVLGGAIGIAGGAVLLAYASASAPITTAAHSTTGILAALGAGLLWGTMYIPYRKAYLSGMNPLSFVTVFTVGELGTVGALALVFRGGLHPVLAELAAARPALFWLFLGGFCWVLGDLFQQYAAKYIGIGRGIPLSNTNQLWGLAWGALVFGELAGRGSAAQVMVVAGSVVMILGALAISQAEAPATEHASWSEAIERECDRYGLNHNEVFRAQAGEDVMADRAHGWRWWDVAIVAAAVGIFIWLAHGTTRPPIELNPVWIIILLAATLGLLVAGALLLWKRTRFS, encoded by the coding sequence GTGCTGTGCGGTCTTGCTGCGGGCGCCTGGCTCGGCGCCGCTGAAGCGCCCACCAAGCTGGTGGCGCTTGGCATCTCGCCCTTCATCATTTCCCTAGGCATGGTTGCCGGGGTCTTCGTGGCCCGCTGGACCGTCCCCACCATCATGAAAGGGACGGATTACATCTTCGCCGACCTGCGCGATAAAGCGCATCTGATAGTGTGGGCCATTCTGGCCGGAGCGATGTGGGCCGTGGCCAACACCCTAACTGTGTTCGCCATCCGCGACGTGGGGCTTTCCATCGCCTTCCCGCTCTGGAACACCAACTGCCTGGTGGGCCTGTTCTGGGGCTGGTTCTTTTTTCGGGAGTTGCGCGGAGCAGGCAAGAAAGCGCAGGGACAGGTCCTCGGCGGCGCGATCGGAATTGCAGGCGGAGCAGTGCTGCTGGCTTATGCCTCGGCCAGCGCTCCGATCACGACGGCGGCTCACTCCACGACGGGAATCCTGGCGGCGCTTGGCGCCGGCCTGCTGTGGGGCACCATGTACATTCCCTACCGCAAGGCATACCTGAGCGGCATGAATCCCCTTTCGTTTGTCACGGTCTTCACGGTGGGCGAGCTTGGGACTGTGGGGGCGCTGGCGCTGGTGTTTCGTGGCGGCCTGCATCCCGTGCTGGCGGAGCTCGCTGCGGCGCGCCCGGCGCTGTTCTGGCTTTTCCTGGGCGGCTTCTGCTGGGTGCTGGGCGACCTGTTCCAGCAGTACGCCGCAAAGTATATCGGCATCGGGCGCGGCATTCCGCTCTCCAACACCAACCAGCTTTGGGGGCTTGCCTGGGGCGCTCTGGTTTTTGGCGAACTCGCCGGCCGCGGCTCGGCAGCGCAGGTGATGGTGGTGGCTGGCTCCGTGGTGATGATCCTGGGCGCGCTTGCCATCAGCCAGGCCGAAGCTCCTGCTACGGAACACGCCTCATGGAGCGAGGCCATTGAACGCGAGTGCGACCGCTACGGGCTCAATCACAATGAGGTTTTTCGCGCCCAGGCGGGAGAGGATGTGATGGCTGACCGCGCGCACGGCTGGCGGTGGTGGGATGTCGCCATCGTCGCCGCAGCCGTCGGCATCTTTATCTGGCTCGCCCACGGAACCACCCGCCCGCCCATCGAACTCAATCCTGTATGGATCATAATCCTGCTGGCCGCTACCCTCGGCCTGTTGGTCGCCGGTGCCCTGCTGCTGTGGAAACGCACGCGATTTTCATAA
- the eno gene encoding phosphopyruvate hydratase, protein MAEIDLIVGREILDSRGNPTVEAEVRLRDGAAARASVPSGASTGEHEAVELRDGDKRRYQGKGVLQAVENINTVIARELGGHEASRQSEIDDRLIELDGTPNKSNLGANAILAVSMAACRAAARSAGLPLYRYLGGIAARVLPVPMMNVLNGGVHADNTVDFQEFMIMPVGAETFSSALRMGVETFHTLKRILKEHGYSTSVGDEGGFAPSLKSNVEAVELILEAIEAAGFSAGSDIALALDPASSEMFQDGKYVFFKSDKSKKSADEMVKLYADWVRQYPIISIEDGLAQDDWEGWKKLTKELDDKIQLVGDDLFVTSTERLKQGIDEGVANSILIKLNQIGTVTETMAAIDLARRNGYTSVVSHRSGETEDAFIADFVVGLQTGQIKTGSASRTDRIAKYNQLLRIEEELGESAEFLGKAAVACSESRD, encoded by the coding sequence GTGGCTGAAATTGATCTTATTGTGGGCCGGGAGATTCTGGATTCCCGCGGGAACCCGACCGTCGAGGCGGAGGTTCGGCTTCGCGACGGCGCGGCCGCGCGGGCGTCAGTCCCTTCTGGCGCATCCACCGGAGAGCATGAAGCGGTTGAGCTGCGCGACGGCGACAAGCGCCGCTACCAGGGCAAAGGCGTGCTGCAAGCCGTCGAAAACATCAACACGGTGATCGCGCGCGAGCTGGGCGGCCATGAAGCCAGCCGGCAGTCCGAGATCGACGACCGGCTGATTGAGCTGGATGGCACGCCCAACAAGAGCAATCTGGGCGCAAACGCCATTCTGGCTGTTTCCATGGCTGCGTGCCGGGCCGCGGCGCGCTCTGCCGGGTTGCCGCTTTATCGCTATCTGGGCGGGATTGCCGCGCGCGTGCTACCGGTGCCCATGATGAACGTGCTGAACGGCGGCGTGCACGCCGACAATACGGTGGACTTCCAGGAATTCATGATCATGCCCGTTGGCGCGGAGACTTTTTCCAGCGCGCTTCGCATGGGTGTCGAGACTTTCCACACGCTCAAAAGGATTCTGAAGGAACACGGATATTCAACCTCAGTCGGCGACGAGGGCGGATTCGCTCCCAGCCTGAAGTCCAACGTCGAGGCCGTTGAGCTGATTCTCGAGGCGATTGAGGCCGCAGGTTTTTCGGCTGGGTCGGACATCGCTCTGGCGCTTGACCCGGCATCGAGCGAAATGTTCCAGGACGGCAAGTATGTGTTCTTCAAGTCGGACAAGTCGAAAAAGTCGGCCGACGAGATGGTAAAGCTCTACGCCGACTGGGTGCGGCAGTATCCCATCATCTCCATCGAAGACGGTCTTGCCCAGGACGACTGGGAAGGCTGGAAGAAGCTGACCAAGGAACTGGACGACAAGATCCAACTGGTCGGCGACGATCTTTTTGTGACCAGCACCGAACGCTTGAAGCAGGGGATCGACGAAGGAGTCGCCAATTCCATCCTCATCAAGCTCAACCAGATCGGCACCGTGACCGAAACCATGGCCGCCATCGATCTGGCCAGACGCAACGGATACACCTCTGTGGTTTCACATCGCTCTGGCGAAACCGAAGACGCCTTCATCGCCGACTTCGTGGTTGGCCTTCAGACCGGGCAAATCAAGACCGGCTCTGCCAGCCGCACTGACCGGATTGCCAAATACAACCAACTGCTGCGCATCGAAGAGGAACTCGGCGAATCCGCGGAATTCCTGGGTAAAGCCGCCGTAGCCTGCTCTGAGAGCAGGGACTAG
- a CDS encoding type II toxin-antitoxin system HipA family toxin, with product MIKVWSDGSAAGLLDRLGDRGSSFAYSPDTPAGRAVSVTMPVRLPSWDIPFGLPPIFEMNLPEGVLRERLRLAFAKATGTFDDFDLISIVGRSQVGRIRYTGEKEHLQEEVPFQSVDEILARRRDGDLFRYLIDKFATFSGISGVQPKILIRDEEASATLRHTRSRLSQSYLGATHIVKLWDTVEYPQLATNERFCLAVAQKCGLEVPPYRLAEDGAALVIDRFDLRPDGTYRGFEDFCVLNARRTDEKYRGSYERSIMKRFQQFANSTHVNEDMERLFTLISVNCALRNGDAHLKDFGIIYDEVLGEARLSPVYDLVTTSVYLPKDSMALTLNGTTRWPSAKELHRLGETRLGSSPSRIKLIFGQIDEAISQTANEARSYIAQNPEFSKIGERMLQEWEKGASLSLRPAL from the coding sequence ATGATTAAGGTCTGGAGCGACGGCTCTGCAGCCGGTCTGCTTGACAGGCTTGGTGATCGTGGCAGTTCCTTTGCTTACTCGCCGGACACACCGGCTGGGCGAGCGGTGTCCGTCACCATGCCCGTCAGATTGCCTTCCTGGGATATTCCTTTCGGTCTGCCTCCCATTTTTGAGATGAATCTGCCTGAGGGTGTCTTACGCGAGCGGCTGCGCCTGGCCTTCGCGAAGGCGACGGGCACGTTCGACGATTTTGACCTGATCTCTATCGTTGGCCGTTCGCAGGTGGGCCGCATTCGGTATACGGGCGAGAAGGAGCATCTGCAAGAGGAAGTTCCGTTTCAGTCAGTGGATGAAATCCTGGCACGGCGGCGTGACGGGGATCTATTTCGCTACTTAATCGATAAGTTTGCCACATTTTCCGGCATTAGTGGCGTACAGCCCAAAATTCTTATACGCGATGAAGAAGCCTCCGCAACCCTGAGGCACACAAGGTCGCGGCTCTCCCAAAGCTATCTGGGTGCTACTCACATCGTGAAACTCTGGGACACAGTCGAATATCCGCAACTCGCCACGAATGAGCGGTTCTGCCTGGCGGTGGCGCAGAAGTGCGGACTTGAGGTTCCGCCTTACCGGCTGGCTGAGGATGGCGCGGCACTGGTGATCGACCGTTTTGACCTTCGGCCGGACGGTACGTATCGTGGTTTTGAAGATTTCTGTGTTTTGAATGCTCGAAGGACAGACGAGAAGTACCGTGGAAGCTACGAGAGGTCGATCATGAAGCGTTTCCAGCAGTTCGCGAATTCCACGCACGTCAACGAAGACATGGAAAGGCTGTTCACTCTGATTTCGGTCAATTGTGCCCTCCGCAACGGTGATGCGCACTTGAAGGATTTCGGAATCATTTATGACGAAGTTCTCGGTGAAGCGAGGCTGTCACCTGTCTATGATCTTGTAACCACCTCCGTCTACTTGCCCAAAGACAGCATGGCGCTAACGCTTAACGGTACAACCCGGTGGCCGAGCGCTAAGGAACTTCACAGGCTCGGCGAAACTCGGCTCGGAAGCTCACCGTCCCGAATCAAGCTGATCTTTGGCCAAATCGACGAGGCCATTTCTCAGACTGCGAACGAGGCACGCTCCTACATCGCCCAGAATCCCGAGTTTTCTAAAATAGGGGAACGTATGCTTCAGGAATGGGAGAAAGGCGCGTCGCTCTCCCTTCGACCGGCGTTGTGA
- the gpmI gene encoding 2,3-bisphosphoglycerate-independent phosphoglycerate mutase, translated as MKIPKPVVLIILDGWGYRAERENNAIALANTPNYTALLKEYPSTLVYTSGERVGLPDGLMGNSEVGHLNIGAGRVVYQDITRIDAAIRTGEFFKNPALLKLMEAGRKTRLHFMGLLSDGGVHSHQRHLYALLEMARENDVNDVVVHVFLDGRDTAPTNGAGYVEALQQKMREFSVGRIASVSGRYYAMDRDNRWQRTQQAYDAIVNAEGVKAEDPVAAIKNSYNQGVTDEFVVPIVITDSQGHPTATIRSDDAVMFFNFRADRARQMTRALTQPDLEGFERRGYPEKLYFLSMTRYDKTFINPYVFSPQSLNQILAAVMADAQLKNLRVAETEKYAHVTYFFNGGVEKAYPGEDRILVPSPKVATYDLQPEMSARGVMETVVKAVNEGSRDVLIVNFANADMVGHSGKLEAAVKAVETVDACLSEIYKAVRAKGGAMVITADHGNAELMVDPATGGPHTAHTTNPVPLILIAEQVPPKLRDGGALADISPTLLGLLGIPLPAEMTGHDLRDTEFKESAAAKTGR; from the coding sequence ATGAAAATTCCAAAACCCGTAGTACTCATCATCCTGGATGGCTGGGGATATCGTGCCGAGCGCGAGAACAACGCCATCGCGCTGGCCAATACGCCCAACTACACCGCGCTGCTGAAGGAATATCCCTCCACCCTGGTCTACACCTCTGGCGAACGCGTTGGCCTGCCGGACGGCCTGATGGGCAATTCTGAGGTGGGCCATTTGAACATCGGCGCCGGGCGCGTTGTCTACCAGGACATCACGCGCATCGACGCCGCAATCCGCACAGGCGAATTTTTCAAAAATCCCGCGCTGCTCAAGCTGATGGAAGCCGGGCGCAAGACGCGCCTGCACTTCATGGGCCTGCTCAGCGACGGCGGCGTGCATTCCCACCAGCGGCATCTTTACGCGCTGCTGGAGATGGCGCGCGAGAATGATGTGAACGATGTCGTCGTCCACGTTTTCCTCGATGGACGCGACACGGCACCCACAAACGGCGCCGGATATGTCGAGGCTCTTCAGCAGAAGATGCGCGAATTCAGCGTGGGCCGCATCGCCTCCGTATCCGGCCGTTACTATGCCATGGACCGTGACAACCGCTGGCAGCGCACGCAGCAGGCTTACGACGCCATCGTCAACGCCGAGGGCGTGAAGGCAGAAGACCCCGTCGCGGCCATCAAGAATTCTTACAACCAGGGCGTTACCGACGAGTTTGTGGTTCCCATCGTCATCACGGATTCCCAGGGCCATCCCACAGCCACCATCCGCAGCGACGACGCCGTGATGTTCTTCAATTTCCGCGCCGACCGAGCCCGCCAGATGACCCGCGCGCTCACGCAGCCCGACCTCGAGGGCTTCGAGCGCCGAGGCTATCCCGAGAAGCTGTACTTCCTCTCGATGACGCGCTATGACAAGACGTTCATCAATCCGTACGTCTTTTCGCCCCAATCGCTCAACCAGATTCTGGCTGCGGTGATGGCCGATGCGCAGTTGAAGAACCTGCGCGTGGCGGAGACGGAAAAATATGCGCACGTCACCTACTTCTTTAACGGCGGCGTGGAGAAGGCTTACCCGGGCGAGGACCGCATCCTGGTGCCGTCGCCCAAAGTGGCCACCTACGACCTGCAGCCCGAGATGAGCGCCCGCGGCGTGATGGAAACCGTGGTGAAGGCCGTCAACGAGGGCAGCCGCGACGTCCTCATCGTCAATTTCGCCAACGCTGACATGGTGGGGCACAGCGGCAAGCTCGAGGCCGCCGTCAAGGCAGTGGAAACTGTCGATGCCTGCCTGAGCGAAATTTACAAGGCCGTCCGCGCCAAGGGTGGAGCGATGGTGATCACAGCGGACCACGGCAATGCCGAATTGATGGTGGATCCCGCAACCGGCGGTCCGCACACGGCCCACACCACCAATCCTGTTCCGCTTATCCTGATTGCTGAACAGGTCCCGCCGAAACTGCGCGACGGCGGAGCGCTGGCCGACATCTCGCCCACGTTACTCGGCCTGCTGGGTATCCCTCTACCCGCTGAAATGACCGGCCACGACCTCCGCGATACCGAATTCAAGGAATCAGCGGCCGCAAAAACCGGACGATAA
- a CDS encoding ATP-dependent DNA helicase, producing MHNLNPEQRRAVEHGEGPLLVIAGPGSGKTRVITQRITCLLENVSGLQPENILALTFTDKAAGEMKSRVGHDLPGLDTSPHISTFHSFCYGVLGKRHFERKLLDKIDVWIFLRRRMEQLGLVHYQKLAEPGAFLHDLNNFFSQCQDELVGPDEFDAYVRRRESEFQARAASLDVADRLLQEEEIQKQQELARVFRTSRRLIEAAGCSSLGTLISEVVQLWDREPKTLEEYRRQFRYVLVDEFQDSNYGQVQLLKRLVAPPFNITAVGDPDQAIYRFRGAAHGTFDMFKREFPNPEKICLNRNYRSTRRILRASEAVIACNELRDGEKPPLVTENPEGANVFLLSSPDYSVEAGGIAGLVQDLARKRAMTDIAILYRAHNHRDLLVREFRRRQIPFVVRGLSLLSTTIMRDLLAYLRLVHSPHENISLTRVLLAPRWNFPDSLSLGLRKQAARNHCSVYDAIRQSEQSLVKADLQNTGWQELKSILGKLRRKAEAVPVTRLLDEMTELLELKFVPGSRDAACLEAFKQFLTQWEEKSETGKLPEFMEYFGYFMEAGGKIEAPEQLAPVNAVQMMTVHASKGLEFPVVFILSVSSRRFPHGEQKPIIEFPDELRKGPVPPMNLHLAEERRLFYVAMTRAREQLYVSSVGAKGKKASIFIDNLLSDPAVRARDIAKIEFEERTGKTDSAERDERGPSKKAARDSRPAQPSLFAEPAPAPDTVHPPIKEWAQGLPENFSDGKLRLSATTIETYLECPLKFKFSHLYHIPTGPQAALTFGNIMHQSVRQYFKFRQDGKVNFDELSQFYLGSWKSAGFEDLYQEETYRKSGLDQLREFAERHNETPISDGMQMEVHFELPMGDVVLEGRIDQINPVRPHYPRLVQLVDYKTGRPRSQKDADKSLQLSVYALAARDQMGLEPEGLVFYNLTNNQPVASVRTQKELDAVQQKILAVAEEIRRMIFSPTPGFACRYCEFVPLCPAHEEDL from the coding sequence ATGCACAACCTGAACCCCGAACAACGGAGGGCCGTGGAGCACGGCGAGGGCCCGCTGCTGGTGATCGCCGGTCCCGGAAGCGGCAAAACGCGCGTCATCACGCAGCGCATCACCTGCCTGCTTGAAAATGTGAGCGGGCTTCAGCCGGAAAACATCCTGGCGCTGACCTTCACCGACAAGGCCGCCGGAGAAATGAAAAGCCGCGTTGGCCATGATCTGCCCGGTCTCGACACCAGCCCGCACATTTCCACTTTTCACTCGTTCTGTTATGGGGTCCTGGGCAAACGCCACTTTGAGCGGAAACTTCTCGACAAAATCGATGTCTGGATCTTTCTGCGCCGGAGGATGGAGCAGCTTGGGCTGGTGCATTACCAGAAGCTTGCGGAGCCAGGCGCTTTTCTTCACGACCTGAACAACTTCTTTTCGCAGTGCCAGGATGAGCTTGTGGGGCCGGATGAGTTTGACGCATATGTTCGTAGACGCGAGAGCGAATTCCAGGCGCGCGCGGCCTCGCTGGACGTGGCCGACCGGCTGCTCCAGGAAGAAGAAATCCAAAAGCAGCAAGAACTGGCGCGGGTGTTCCGAACCAGCCGGCGGCTGATCGAAGCGGCGGGTTGCTCGAGCCTTGGCACGCTGATCAGCGAAGTGGTCCAGCTATGGGACCGCGAGCCCAAGACGCTGGAAGAATACCGAAGGCAGTTCCGCTACGTCCTGGTGGACGAATTCCAGGACAGCAACTACGGACAGGTGCAACTCCTGAAGCGCCTGGTTGCGCCACCCTTCAATATCACCGCGGTGGGCGATCCTGATCAGGCCATCTACCGCTTCCGTGGAGCAGCGCACGGAACGTTCGACATGTTCAAGCGGGAGTTTCCAAACCCCGAGAAGATTTGTCTTAACCGCAATTACCGTTCCACCCGGAGAATCCTGCGGGCCTCGGAAGCCGTGATCGCATGCAATGAACTGAGAGATGGCGAGAAACCGCCGCTCGTCACTGAAAACCCGGAAGGCGCTAACGTCTTTCTTCTCTCTTCTCCCGACTATTCTGTAGAGGCCGGCGGGATCGCAGGCCTGGTGCAGGACCTCGCCCGGAAGCGCGCCATGACGGACATCGCAATCCTCTATCGCGCGCACAACCACCGAGACCTGCTGGTGCGCGAGTTTCGTCGAAGGCAAATTCCATTTGTGGTCCGCGGGCTCTCTCTGCTTTCCACCACCATCATGCGCGACCTGCTGGCTTATCTGCGCCTGGTGCATTCGCCGCATGAGAACATCAGCCTGACACGGGTGCTCCTTGCGCCCCGGTGGAACTTCCCTGACTCACTCTCGCTCGGCCTGCGCAAGCAGGCCGCGCGGAACCACTGCTCGGTTTACGACGCCATCCGGCAGAGCGAACAATCGCTGGTTAAGGCGGACTTGCAGAACACCGGCTGGCAGGAATTGAAATCGATCCTCGGCAAGCTCAGGAGAAAAGCTGAAGCCGTTCCGGTAACGCGCCTTCTGGATGAGATGACGGAACTTCTTGAACTCAAGTTCGTCCCCGGCAGCAGGGATGCTGCATGCCTCGAGGCTTTTAAACAATTCCTGACCCAATGGGAGGAAAAAAGCGAGACGGGCAAGCTGCCTGAATTCATGGAGTATTTCGGTTATTTCATGGAAGCCGGCGGAAAAATAGAAGCGCCGGAACAGCTCGCGCCGGTGAACGCGGTGCAGATGATGACCGTCCACGCGTCGAAGGGTCTCGAATTTCCCGTCGTCTTCATTCTAAGTGTGTCCTCGCGGCGTTTCCCTCATGGCGAGCAGAAGCCGATCATTGAATTCCCTGATGAGCTTCGCAAAGGGCCTGTCCCGCCGATGAATCTTCACCTGGCCGAGGAGCGCCGGCTGTTTTACGTGGCGATGACGCGCGCGCGCGAGCAACTCTACGTTTCAAGCGTGGGCGCGAAGGGGAAAAAGGCGTCTATCTTCATTGACAACTTGCTGTCCGACCCGGCGGTGCGCGCACGGGACATTGCGAAAATTGAGTTTGAGGAGAGGACCGGCAAGACCGATTCGGCCGAGAGGGACGAAAGGGGGCCTTCAAAGAAAGCTGCGCGGGACAGCCGGCCAGCGCAGCCGTCCCTCTTTGCGGAACCCGCTCCAGCGCCGGACACGGTCCACCCACCCATCAAAGAATGGGCCCAGGGCCTTCCAGAGAATTTCTCTGACGGCAAGCTGCGATTGAGCGCGACCACGATCGAGACCTATCTGGAATGTCCGCTGAAATTTAAATTCAGCCATCTCTATCACATTCCGACGGGCCCTCAGGCCGCGCTTACGTTTGGCAACATCATGCACCAGTCCGTGCGCCAGTATTTTAAGTTTCGGCAGGACGGCAAGGTCAATTTCGATGAGTTGAGTCAGTTTTACCTTGGCTCGTGGAAAAGCGCTGGTTTCGAAGATTTGTACCAGGAAGAAACCTACCGCAAGTCCGGGCTGGACCAGCTTCGCGAATTTGCAGAACGCCATAACGAAACGCCAATTTCCGATGGCATGCAAATGGAAGTCCATTTCGAACTCCCGATGGGAGACGTAGTGCTGGAAGGCCGCATCGACCAGATCAATCCCGTCCGGCCGCACTACCCGCGCCTGGTGCAGTTAGTCGATTACAAGACGGGACGCCCGCGCTCCCAAAAAGACGCGGACAAAAGCCTCCAGCTTTCGGTCTATGCCCTCGCCGCGCGCGACCAGATGGGGCTTGAACCCGAAGGGCTGGTTTTCTACAACCTCACCAACAACCAGCCGGTGGCAAGCGTGAGGACCCAGAAGGAGCTGGATGCGGTCCAGCAGAAAATTCTGGCAGTGGCAGAGGAAATCCGCCGGATGATTTTTTCTCCGACGCCCGGTTTTGCGTGCAGGTACTGTGAATTTGTTCCGCTCTGCCCTGCCCACGAAGAAGATTTATAA
- a CDS encoding inositol oxygenase family protein — protein MAQKADLRIQQGPLNDLEEWDDFVKTRYPEGVPAPPPVQTEKQQEEFRNYTDTTPPRVREFYRQNHMHQTRDFVLGKKQEFLAKKRATMGIWEAMEYLNTLVDESDPDTELSQIEHLLQTSEAARRDRRPDWFILTGLIHDLGKVLCLWGEPQWAVVGDTFPVGCAWSDKIVFHDFFSLNADSKVPEYQTRLGVYQENGGLDHVDMSWGHDEYLYHVAKDYLPEEALYMVRYHSFYPAHREGAYDYLMNEHDRAMFHWVREFNPYDLYSKAETRPDVTKLRPYYEDLISKYFPSQIQW, from the coding sequence ATGGCGCAAAAAGCTGATCTGCGAATTCAACAGGGTCCGTTGAACGACCTGGAAGAATGGGACGACTTTGTCAAAACGCGTTATCCCGAGGGCGTTCCGGCCCCCCCGCCGGTGCAGACGGAGAAACAGCAGGAAGAATTCCGGAATTATACCGATACCACGCCGCCGCGGGTACGCGAGTTCTACCGGCAGAACCATATGCACCAGACGCGGGATTTCGTGCTCGGGAAGAAGCAGGAATTCCTGGCCAAAAAACGGGCGACAATGGGTATCTGGGAAGCCATGGAATATCTGAATACGCTGGTGGATGAAAGCGATCCGGATACCGAGCTTTCCCAGATCGAGCATCTGCTGCAGACCTCGGAAGCGGCCCGTCGCGACCGCCGCCCTGACTGGTTCATCCTGACTGGCCTGATTCACGACCTGGGCAAAGTCCTCTGTCTCTGGGGCGAGCCGCAATGGGCCGTGGTGGGCGACACTTTTCCGGTGGGCTGCGCCTGGTCCGACAAGATTGTTTTTCACGACTTTTTCTCCTTGAATGCCGATTCGAAGGTGCCGGAATACCAGACGCGCCTCGGTGTCTATCAGGAGAACGGCGGGCTCGACCACGTGGACATGTCCTGGGGACACGATGAGTATCTGTATCATGTGGCCAAGGACTATCTGCCCGAAGAGGCGCTCTACATGGTCCGCTACCACTCGTTCTATCCGGCGCACCGCGAAGGCGCGTACGATTACCTGATGAACGAGCATGACCGGGCAATGTTCCACTGGGTGCGAGAGTTCAATCCATACGATCTGTACTCGAAGGCCGAGACACGCCCGGACGTGACAAAACTTCGTCCCTACTACGAAGATTTGATTTCGAAGTATTTTCCTTCCCAGATCCAGTGGTAA
- a CDS encoding IS630 family transposase, which translates to MTLESMVRSASAAQRDVLRSRIVLLAAEGQRNDQIQEALGVSKPVVIKWRRRFALDRLPGLVDEPGRGRKRKYDAALRHRIAATACTTPPESVGTHWSVRTLARHLGVGVAVVRSVLSSESLQPHRFRYWKDSPDPEFVPKMLAVVGLYMQPPENAVVLSVDEKTSIQALDRTQPRLPLKPHRIERLSHEYKRHGTASLLASLEVHSGQVRAESIRRNNSVTFIRFLRRLLNAYPTQELYIVADNGSSHRSKKTLAWVAKQNRLHLTFTPTHASWLNQIEICFDILTRKVVRRGIFTSRQELVERLMSFIHAYNKEARPFQWTYTGSPLAA; encoded by the coding sequence ATGACCTTAGAGAGCATGGTCCGTTCTGCTTCCGCCGCCCAGCGGGATGTGCTGCGATCCCGTATTGTGTTGCTGGCCGCTGAAGGCCAGCGGAACGATCAAATCCAGGAGGCGCTGGGCGTCTCCAAACCCGTGGTCATCAAGTGGCGGCGACGCTTTGCCCTGGATCGCCTGCCGGGACTGGTGGACGAGCCGGGCCGAGGGCGCAAACGAAAATACGACGCCGCCCTTCGCCATCGGATTGCCGCCACCGCTTGCACGACGCCTCCCGAGTCCGTGGGGACTCACTGGAGCGTTCGCACCCTCGCCCGGCATCTGGGCGTGGGGGTGGCCGTGGTCCGGTCGGTCTTGTCGTCGGAATCCCTCCAGCCCCATCGCTTCCGATACTGGAAGGACTCTCCCGACCCGGAGTTTGTGCCCAAGATGCTGGCGGTGGTCGGCTTGTACATGCAGCCGCCCGAAAATGCGGTCGTGCTCTCGGTGGATGAGAAGACGTCCATCCAGGCCCTGGATCGAACTCAGCCGCGTTTGCCCCTGAAACCGCATCGCATCGAAAGGCTCAGTCACGAATACAAGCGCCACGGCACGGCTTCGCTGCTGGCCTCGTTGGAAGTTCATAGCGGCCAAGTTCGCGCTGAATCCATCCGGCGCAACAACAGCGTGACGTTCATCCGTTTTCTTCGGCGACTTCTGAACGCCTATCCGACTCAGGAGCTTTACATCGTCGCGGACAACGGCTCCTCGCATCGGAGCAAGAAAACCCTGGCCTGGGTCGCCAAGCAGAATCGCCTTCATCTCACTTTCACTCCGACGCACGCCAGTTGGCTGAACCAAATCGAGATCTGCTTCGACATCCTGACGCGCAAGGTGGTCCGGCGCGGCATCTTCACGTCACGCCAGGAACTGGTCGAGCGGCTAATGAGCTTTATCCATGCCTACAACAAGGAGGCCCGACCTTTTCAATGGACTTACACGGGCAGCCCGCTCGCGGCATGA
- a CDS encoding translocated intimin receptor Tir: MAKAILTDSQFWVPIAVLAAGILLLVYVR, translated from the coding sequence ATGGCGAAAGCTATTCTTACCGACAGCCAGTTCTGGGTCCCCATCGCCGTGCTCGCCGCGGGAATCCTGCTGCTGGTCTACGTTCGTTGA